A part of Aspergillus flavus chromosome 1, complete sequence genomic DNA contains:
- a CDS encoding DUF159 domain protein: MCGRYALGVRMAFMRRRLQEQGLQVDEAPSDDEVRETYNFAPGNFGAVYRADIYPSEHGEGQYENDDSGLHNTSRTQNRDGGKDEQTQSSSQLHYKIQSMKWGLVPSWTKRKPDYGSLMRTINCRDDSLVEDRGMWTSMKRKKRCVIVCQGFYEWLKKGPGGKEKVPHFVKRKDGELMLFAGLWDCVSYEGEDEKLYTYTIITTSSNSYLKFLHDRMPVILDPNSEAMKIWLDPTRTTWSKELQSVLKPYKGELECYPVPKEVGKVGNNSPDFIVPVSSKENKSNIANFFANAKKKTEPGVKVEGDGITDQNIVKNEDDPSPTKDSEWSEDNAPKPAAGIKRERTPEGTGEVADEEVKKPKTELRTPSPKKVTEHTPVSKRQTSPAGKKMRSATHNEKPIKKVNVKKADGSHPITKFFST, translated from the exons ATGTGTGGTAGATATGCTCTCGGCGTG CGCATGGCCTTCATGCGTCGTCGCCTCCAAGAACAAGGCCTCCAGGTCGACGAAGCGCCCTCCGATGACGAGGTCCGAGAAACCTACAACTTCGCTCCGGGGAACTTTGGTGCTGTCTATCGTGCGGATATATATCCTTCTGAACACGGCGAGGGACAATATGAGAACGACGACAGCGGACTTCACAATACATCACGTACCCAGAATAGAGATGGAGGGAAAGACGAACAAACGCAATCAAGCTCCCAGCTCCACTACAAAATCCAAAGTATGAAGTGGGGACTGGTTCCGTCTTGGACGAAGCGGAAACCAGATTACGGGTCGCTGATGCGGACGATCAATTGTCGGGATGACTCGTTGGTCGAGGATCGCGGGATGTGGACGTCTatgaagcggaagaagaggtgtGTGATTGTCTGCCAGGGTTTCTATGAGTGGTTGAAGAAGGGGCCTGGGGGGAAGGAGAAAGTGCCGCATTTTGTGAAGCGGAAGGATGGGGAGTTGATGCTTTTTGCTGGGTTGTGGGATTGTGTTTCTTATGAAG gggaggatgagaagctcTACACGTATACGATTATTACGACGTCCTCGAACTCTTATCTGAAGTTCCTCCATGATCGCATGCCGGTGATTCTTGATCCGAATAGTGAGGCGATGAAGATATGGCTGGATCCGACTCGGACGACGTGGTCGAAGGAACTGCAGTCTGTGCTAAAGCCGTACAAGGGCGAGTTGGAATGCTATCCCGTTCCCAAGGAGGTTGGCAAGGTCGGAAACAACTCCCCCGACTTCATTGTACCGGTAAGTAGTAAAGAAAACAAGAGTAATATTGCGAACTTCTTTGCAaatgcaaagaaaaagaccgAGCCGGGTGTCAAAGTCGAAGGCGATGGCATTACGGATCAAAATATAGTTAAGAACGAAGACGATCCGAGTCCAACGAAGGATAGTGAATGGAGTGAAGACAATGCACCCAAGCCAGCAGCGGGCATCAAGAGGGAACGCACCCCCGAGGGAACTGGAGAGGTAGCAGatgaggaggtgaagaagccAAAAACAGAGCTGCGCACCCCTTCGCCAAAGAAGGTCACAGAGCATACCCCAGTATCGAAGCGACAGACAAGCCCCGCCGGAAAGAAGATGCGAAGTGCGACTCATAATGAAAAGCCGATTAAAAAGGTAAATGTGAAGAAAGCCGATGGATCTCACCCAATCACAAAATTTTTCTCAACCTGA
- a CDS encoding TPR domain protein, with amino-acid sequence MFTPTTLRLPRTLPSTLTRRLSTLPKTPRPSLKHHLQPLQFPQRRSLSTFQKWTLGLKQAKRDIWRKNPILLPLALFSAATATAIFTYIAYVEYTRVGPQYHKFPPPVAEALRTAVYYTEVDLSPPKALQAYKEALRIGIEMGMHPFSDEVVGIKIQVAMMLERAGLAKAAVEVLERTKGEIMGFVEGKDRGEGVIGVKIEKEEGEEKRKEVEEFEKQQRDKVLKKAVGIEMKLAELYSSDYIQDEKKAEAAQVAAVELCLKELHRRQSLGLPVGGGLEADNTEGWLNVTEIATALTDLAGRYTAQENYELSIPLQMRALDLLHTEEGDAPTCKQVVLLNSVAGCMAGQAQKPIRAEDPKKAKEQLFDAAEKWAQKALDVAARIQPPVRDEECDTSCVAATFNLGWLAEFQGKAKEAERLYGEAKSLSQGLGFEQGVSMADAALKRLTKN; translated from the coding sequence atGTTCACACCAACAACCCTCCGTCTCCCCCGAACCCTCCCTTCAACACTCACCCGCCGCCTCAGCACCCTCCCCAAAACCCCCCGCCCAAGTCTCAAACACcacctccaacccctccAATTCCCACAGAGACGCTCCCTCTCGACCTTCCAAAAATGGACCCTCGGTCTCAAACAAGCGAAACGCGACATCTGGCGCAAAAACCCCATCCTGCTCCCTCTTGCGCTCTTCTCCGCCGCAACAGCCACAGCCATATTCACCTACATTGCCTACGTCGAGTACACGCGCGTCGGGCCCCAGTATCATAAGTTCCCGCCGCCGGTGGCGGAGGCGCTCCGGACGGCGGTGTATTATACGGAGGTGGATCTGAGTCCGCCGAAGGCGCTGCAGGCGTATAAGGAGGCGTTGCGGATTGGGATTGAGATGGGGATGCATCCGTTTTCGGATGAGGTGGTTGGGATTAAGATACAGGTTGCGATGATGCTTGAGCGGGCGGGGTTGGCGaaggcggcggtggaggtgttggagCGGACGAAGGGGGAGATTATGGGGTTTGTGGAGGGGAAGGATCGTGGGGAGGGGGTGATTGGGGtgaagattgagaaggaggaaggggaagagaagaggaaggaggtggaaGAATTCGAGAAGCAGCAGCGGGATaaggtgttgaagaaggcggTGGGGATTGAGATGAAGCTTGCGGAGTTGTATTCGAGTGATTATAtccaggatgagaagaaggcggagGCGGCGCAGGTTGCGGCTGTGGAGCTTTGTTTGAAGGAGTTGCATCGGCGGCAGAGTCTGGGGCTTCCTGTTGGGGGTGGGTTGGAGGCTGATAATACCGAGGGGTGGTTGAATGTTACGGAGATTGCGACAGCGTTGACGGATCTGGCGGGGAGGTATACGGCGCAGGAGAACTATGAGCTTTCGATTCCGCTCCAGATGCGCGCCCTGGATCTGCTTCATACTGAGGAGGGGGATGCGCCGACGTGTAAGCAGGTTGTGCTGCTGAATAGTGTTGCTGGCTGCATGGCGGGACAGGCGCAGAAGCCTATTCGGGCTGAGGACccgaagaaggcgaaggagCAGCTTTTTGATGCTGCCGAAAAGTGGGCGCAGAAGGCGCTTGATGTTGCAGCGAGGATTCAGCCTCCTGTTCGCGATGAGGAGTGTGATACTTCTTGCGTGGCGGCGACGTTCAACCTGGGTTGGCTGGCGGAGTTCCAGGGTAAGGCGAAAGAGGCGGAGAGGCTCTACGGAGAAGCCAAGTCGTTGTCGCAGGGTCTAGGCTTTGAACAGGGCGTCTCTATGGCCGATGCCGCTCTGAAGAGGCTCACGAAGAACTAA
- a CDS encoding 40S ribosomal protein RACK1 (G-protein complex beta subunit CpcB) — MAEQLVLRGTLEGHNGWVTSLATSLENPNMLLSGSRDKTLIIWNLTRDEQAYGYPKRSLEGHSHIVSDCVISSDGAYALSASWDKSLRLWELATGETTRTFVGHTNDVLSVSFSADNRQIVSASRDRSIKLWNTLGDCKFTITDKGHTDWVSCVRFSPNPQNPVIVSAGWDKLVKVWELASCRLQTDHIGHTGYINTVTISPDGSLCASGGKDGTTMLWDLNESKHLYSLHAGDEIHALVFSPNRYWLCAATASSITIFDLEKKSKVDELKPEYIEKGKKSREPECVSLAWSADGQTLFAGYTDNKIRAWGVMSRA; from the exons ATGGCTGAGCAGCTGGTCCTTCGCGGTACCCTCGAGGGTCACAATGGCTGGGTTACTTCCCTGGCTACCTCTTTGGAGAA CCCCAACATGCTGCTCTCTGGCAGTCGCGACAAGACCCTGATCATCTGGAACCTTACCCGCGACGAGCAGGCCTACGGTTACCCCAAGCGCAGCCTCGAGGGTCACTCTCACATCGTCTCTGACTGT GTGATCTCCTCCGACGGTGCCTACGCTCTGTCTGCCTCCTGGGACAAGTCTCTCCGCCTCTGGGAGCTCGCTACCGGCGAGACCACCCGTACCTTCGTTGGCCACACCAACGACGTCCTCTCcgtctccttctccgccGACAACCGCCAGATTGTCTCCGCTTCTCGTGACCGCAGCATCAAGCTCTGGAACACCCTCGGTGACTGCAAGTTCACCATCACCGACAAGGGCCACACCGACTGGGTCTCCTGCGTCCGCTTCAGCCCCAACCCCCAGAACCCTGTCATCGTCTCCGCTGGTTGGGACAAGCTCGTCAAG GTTTGGGAGCTCGCCTCCTGCCGCCTCCAGACCGACCACATCGGTCACACCGGCTACATCAACACCGTCACCATCTCCCCCGATGGATCCCTCTGCGCCTCCGGTGGCAAGGACGGTACCACCATGCTCTGGGATCTCAACGAGTCCAAGCACCTCTACTCTCTCCACGCTGGCGATGAGATCCACGCTCTCGTCTTCTCCCCCAACCGCTACTGGCTCTGCGCTGCCACCGCCAGCAGCATCACCATCTTCGAcctcgagaagaagagcaaggttGATGAGCTCAAGCCCGAGTACAtcgagaagggcaagaagagccGCGAGCCCGAGTGTGTCAGCTTGGCCTGGAGCGCTGACGGCCAGACTCTCTTCGCTGGTTACACTGACAACAAGATCCGTGCCTGGGGTGTCATGTCGAGGGCATAA
- a CDS encoding SDH assembly factor 2 (TPR repeat protein) encodes MSAPRLIQRFARPSLSPFFLRTTLARRSFGSSAIRPKDDNGRAPSTAPEHREYQTNRPPNQHVPNTTSTMTRDFPKAGEKSVPPEFVSAADPNYKPADPYPGKVEHFTGGRQETGAQKPELGVGEMEGITFKVEPLKRTGEDVSTIRARLLYQSRKRGILESDLLLSTFADVYLSKMNKEQLQEYDRFLDENDWDIYYWATQDPPTEDNVAEDTPTETWKRTGAKSGEWAQTVGAYKAAYRPVPSRWADSEVLRLLRQHVQDNSATGFHAAKSKKTGGAGLGRMPNVQVFDS; translated from the exons ATGTCCGCCCCAAGACTCATCCAGCGCTTCGCGCGACCCTCATTGTCGCCATTCTTTCTCAGAACAACCCTCGCCCGTCGCTCCTTCGGTAGCTCGGCAATTCGTCCCAAAGACGATAACGGCCGCGCTCCCTCAACAGCGCCAGAGCACCGTGAATACCAGACCAACCGGCCTCCCAACCAGCATGTACCCAACACGACTTCTACCATGACCAGGGACTTTCCCAAGGCCGGGGAAAAGTCCGTGCCACCGGAATTTGTCAGCGCTGCCGACCCGAACTACAAGCCGGCGGATCCCTACCCCGGAAAGGTTGAGCATTTCACCGGTGGTCGCCAGGAGACTGGCGCGCAGAAGCCGGAGCTTGGTGTGGGTGAGATGGAGGGTATTACGTTCAAGGTTGAGCCACTGAAGCGCACTGGGGAGGATGTTTCTACTATCAGGGCCAGGTTGCTGT ATCAGAGCCGGAAGCGAGGAATCCTCGAGTCCGATTTGTTGCTTTCTACCTTTGCCGACGTTTATCTTTCCAAGATGAACAAGGAGCAGCTGCAGGAGTATGACCGGTTCCTCGACGAGAACGACTGGGATATCTACTACTGGGCGACGCAGGATCCCCCTACGGAAGACAATGTTGCTGAGGATACCCCCACCGAGACTTGGAAGCGCACTGGGGCTAAGAGCGGCGAATGGGCCCAGACGGTCGGTGCCTACAAGGCTGCTTACCGGCCCGTTCCGTCTCGCTGGGCTGATTCGGAGGTCTTGCGCCTTTTGAGACAGCATGTGCAGGATAACAGTGCTACTGGGTTCCATGCTGCTAAGAGTAAGAAGACTGGTGGTGCGGGACTTGGTCGCATGCCGAATGTTCAGGTGTTTGATTCATGA
- a CDS encoding putative COPII-coated vesicle membrane protein has product MGTSQPTLRSILGILFLCLIQISAALKFDLPAVSGKNERCIRNFVFKDQLVVVTAIVSGQKGDGQKVNIHIKDALGNDHGRPRDVVGETRQTFTSSEDTAFDVCFENKLEGRSGVANPYRSIELDVDIGADARDWSSIQDHEKLKPLETDLRRIEEMVQEIVSEMEYLRAREQKLRDTNESTNERVKWFAFGTMGMLIGLGVWQVIYLRAYFRSKHLI; this is encoded by the exons ATGGGGACGTCACAGCCTACTTTGAGGTCCATCCTCGGAATATTATTCCTATGTCTTATCCAGATTTCCGCCGCGTTGAAATTCGACCTGCCCGCTGTGAGCGGAAAGAACGAGCGATGCATCCGCAACTTCGTCTTTAAGGACCAGCTTGTCGTCGTGACAGCTATCGTGAGCGGTCAGAAGGGTGATGGACAGAAGGTTAACATTCAT ATCAAAGATGCCCTGGGCAATGACCACGGTCGCCCGAGGGACGTTGTAGGCGAGACTCGCCAGACATTCACTTCTTCGGAGGATACCGCTTTCGATGTCTGCTTCGAGAACAAGCTTGAGGGACGGT CTGGTGTTGCCAACCCTTATCGGTCCATTGAACTCGATGTTGACATTGGCGCCGATGCTCGTGACTGGTCTAGCATTCAGGACCATGAGAAGCTCAAGCCCCTCGAGACTGACCTCCGCCGCATTGAGGAGATGGTGCAAGAAATCGTCAGCGAAATGGAATACCTTCGTGCGCGTGAGCAAAAGCTGCGTGACACCAACGAGAGCACCAACGAGCGTGTGAAATGGTTTGCGTTTGGCACAATGGGAATGCTGATTGGCTTGGGTGTTTGGCAGGTAATCTATCTGAGGGCCTACTTCAG ATCCAAGCATCTTATCTAG
- the wetA gene encoding developmental regulatory protein weta has product MFAQPFDHSFNNDDLFSQYVNIDGSSTDGNKDVSFPSDFDQFFSLDSLSSNCGEQSPIISTSKQQTHPSPQWAKDFWSLPPDAPSSLGQAPLAFQDTVHPSAVSDLNVNLEASSTTCPAETRSSPTTPPGTPRRKPKSALVTPKSIQRHREPNGRRGLQHKQSFSPSLTRPSQFQKGRMAYQEAWAHRLQNLNFLRSADDRFPLSPPPSDILPQQENIAADNSAVHIHHSGDSTEMHHHFDTSIFTPSPAISMPSPCTGVLSRQQARYLNHSNNSTVTSSPPSADDIFPSPHSSDPQSMSSWHSDALGTPGLFTPDLQSHDAQAWWPPMNARVPQRQPSYQQVVASPPPQQPIQNTTHQHDLANSQHDILQGGLMIQMDPSAYDMTATANSSFSSTTMAPTASSCQENHTYSHVPTAHAKYVDASSFATPQLHPQLRSPSLSPRADRSPKNGLAMHHSITMKAQRRQPGRKISSNSMNVPKPVKGLNGSGSPKGAKSVTVSFVNFTPNDSQKILTGVAPSGSSKTKARREQEARDRRRRISEAALNAVRKAGGDVEALEAVMF; this is encoded by the coding sequence ATGTTTGCACAACCTTTCGACCACTCGTTCAACAACGATGATTTATTCAGTCAGTACGTCAATATTGATGGCTCGAGTACCGACGGCAACAAAGACGTTTCATTCCCTAGCGACTTTGATCAATTCTTTTCGCTGGACTCATTGTCAAGTAATTGTGGCGAGCAGTCAcccatcatctccacctcCAAACAACAAACCCATCCTTCACCACAGTGGGCGAAGGATTTCTGGAGCCTACCGCCAGACGCACCCTCATCTCTCGGCCAAGCCCCCCTTGCATTTCAAGACACCGTTCATCCCTCTGCTGTTTCAGATCTAAACGTCAACCTTGAAGCTTCTTCGACGACTTGCCCTGCAGAGACCCGCTCTTCGCCGACAACTCCCCCGGGAACTCCACGCCGTAAACCAAAAAGTGCATTAGTCACTCCGAAGTCTATCCAACGTCACCGCGAACCTAATGGTCGCCGTGGTTTGCAGCACAAACAAAGCTTCTCCCCCAGCCTGACACGTCCTTCTCAATTccagaaaggaagaatggcgTATCAAGAAGCTTGGGCGCACCGACTTCAGAACTTGAATTTCCTCCGTAGTGCTGATGATCGATTCCCACTGTCGCCGCCACCGTCAGATATCCTGCCACAGCAAGAGAACATAGCGGCCGACAACAGCGCCGTACACATCCATCATTCGGGAGACTCCACCGAGATGCATCATCACTTTGACACTAGCATTTTCACCCCATCTCCCGCGATATCCATGCCATCGCCATGTACGGGAGTGTTATCAAGACAACAAGCCCGGTATTTAAACCACTCCAATAACTCCACTGTGACTTCGAGTCCCCCTTCAGCAGACGACatctttccctccccgcATTCCTCGGATCCCCAGTCCATGTCATCCTGGCATTCCGATGCGCTCGGTACTCCCGGGCTGTTCACGCCTGATCTTCAGAGCCACGATGCTCAGGCCTGGTGGCCACCCATGAATGCTCGGGTGCCCCAACGCCAACCTTCCTATCAACAAGTAGTCGCGTCGCCCCCTCCACAGCAGCCGATCCAGAACACCACCCATCAGCATGACTTGGCCAATAGTCAACATGACATCCTGCAAGGGGGTCTTATGATCCAGATGGATCCATCTGCGTATGACATGACCGCCACCGCCAATTCATCATTTTCCTCAACGACCATGGCTCCGACGGCGTCTAGTTGTCAGGAGAACCACACTTATAGCCACGTGCCTACCGCTCACGCTAAATATGTTGACGCATCTTCCTTTGCAACTCCCCAGCTTCATCCTCAATTGCGGTCACCATCTCTGTCTCCGCGAGCAGATCGATCCCCCAAGAACGGATTAGCCATGCATCACAGCATCACCATGAAAGCTCAGCGCCGTCAGCCCGGCCGGAAGATTTCCTCCAACTCAATGAATGTCCCCAAACCCGTCAAGGGCCTTAATGGATCGGGGAGCCCCAAGGGAGCCAAGTCGGTAACTGTTTCATTTGTAAACTTTACGCCAAATGACAGTCAAAAAATTCTCACAGGAGTTGCCCCCAGTGGCAGCTCCAAAACCAAAGCGCGACGGGAGCAAGAGGCCCGTGACCGGCGTCGCAGGATTAGCGAAGCCGCACTTAATGCAGTACGGAAAGCCGGTGGAGATGTGGAGGCCCTCGAGGCTGTAATGTTTTGA
- a CDS encoding putative unfolded protein response protein Orm1 (putative membrane protein), with protein MSQNKGGRRRRSSSIIYQEPPESIERTSDQAALPNLNANWVNAKGAWTIHFVLIIALKIFYDIIPGVSQETSWTLTNISYMFGSFLMFHWVRGIPFEFNAGAYDNLNMWEQIDNGDQYTPTKKFLLCVPICLFLLSTHYTHYDLTYFTINFLATLGVVIPKLPFSHRLRIGLFSPEPEE; from the exons ATGTCCCAGAACAAAGGTGGACGGAGGAGACGGTCAAGCAGCATCATTTACCAGGAGCCGCCGGAATCCATTGAGCGCACCAGTGACCAGGCCGCCTTGCCCAATCTAAATGCGAATTGGGTCAATGCCAAGG GTGCCTGGACCATTCATTTCGTTTTAATCATTGCCCTGAAGATCTTCTACGACATCATTCCCGGAGTCTCGCAGGAAACCTCATGGACCTTGACCAATATCAGCTACATGTTCGGCTCGTTCCTTATGTTCCACTGGGTGCGGGGCATCCCTTTCGAATTCAACGCGGGTGCCTATGATAATCTCAACATGTGGGAGCAAATTGACAATGGAGATCAATATACCCCGACGAAGAAGTTCTTGCTATGCGTGCCGAtctgtcttttccttctcagcaCGCATTATACTCATTACGACTTGACGTATTTCACCATCAACTTCTTAGCTACTCTGGGAGTGGTTATTCCGAAGCTTCCATTT TCCCACCGCCTGCGAATaggtcttttctctcccgaaCCAGAGGAGTAG